From the Paludisphaera mucosa genome, one window contains:
- a CDS encoding mechanosensitive ion channel family protein: MRDASPPSTLTSCLLAALLWACPAIVAAQGAASKEGTPSPAVESADPRFRTPRATVRTFLIAMNQADDDPQRIEDAAACLDLSEMPPDRRDGGRLAFALEFILRSTNVPTIVIPEIVDGRVCSVGESKDLKLTLHRMPDGRWLFDGETLQNLPKMRLFLWQRDLAAGQGKEAVDVPADFRSPYAMFHTFIDALKKGDPDAAAGCLDLTDVPDPARPIVGRELAYKLKAVLDRSIFVIFQDLPDTSAGSPLAAVVHREGRITMERKVEGVRKGHWLFNRATAQSLDRLYEAFESKPLVPELTAAGRPPEPPGFGLAPGLWVRSRTPAWLRTRLDLWGWFSPALYQVVGAALLVGLVVPAYSVVVAALDRLARALMRRRGAEADDREIAGWARAAGCAAVTWLLIQGVAALDLRMATAGALLAILIPAFWVLAAFSAYQLIDPALRLVASPNANLDGASPLAAMGLPVVALVLKILVGALGLAAVLKLFDFDVATVLAGLGIGGLAVALAAQDTLKNFFGSLMLIADRTFHVGDLVQIAGNEGVVESVGLRTTRIRGLDGSLLTIPNSDLTTAHIANFGAHSYRKFRTRITVTHGTPPERLVQFRDGILDLMRNHREVRPEKIEVVVNALATSGIEILVQAQLDARDGHAELKTRDELILDILRLAERLGVAFDSPSIVVEREGRPRPNAGTN, translated from the coding sequence ATGAGAGATGCGTCCCCGCCCTCGACCCTGACCTCCTGCCTGCTCGCGGCCTTGCTCTGGGCCTGTCCCGCGATCGTCGCGGCCCAGGGCGCGGCCTCGAAGGAGGGGACGCCGTCGCCCGCGGTCGAGTCGGCCGATCCCCGGTTCCGGACGCCCCGGGCGACCGTGCGGACCTTCCTGATCGCGATGAACCAGGCCGACGACGACCCGCAGCGGATCGAGGACGCCGCCGCCTGCCTCGACCTCTCGGAGATGCCCCCCGACCGCCGCGACGGCGGCCGGCTCGCCTTCGCGCTCGAGTTCATCCTGCGCTCGACCAACGTGCCGACGATCGTGATCCCCGAAATCGTCGACGGCCGCGTCTGCTCCGTCGGCGAGAGCAAGGACCTGAAGCTCACGCTGCATCGCATGCCGGACGGCCGATGGCTCTTCGACGGCGAGACCCTGCAGAACCTGCCGAAGATGCGGCTCTTCCTCTGGCAGCGGGACCTCGCGGCGGGGCAGGGGAAGGAGGCCGTCGACGTGCCGGCCGACTTCCGGTCGCCCTACGCCATGTTCCACACGTTCATCGACGCGCTGAAGAAGGGCGACCCCGACGCGGCCGCCGGATGCCTGGACCTGACCGACGTCCCCGACCCGGCGCGGCCGATCGTCGGCCGCGAGCTGGCGTACAAGCTCAAGGCGGTCCTCGATCGGTCGATCTTCGTCATCTTCCAGGACCTCCCCGACACGTCGGCCGGCAGCCCTCTCGCGGCGGTCGTCCACAGGGAGGGCCGGATCACGATGGAGCGCAAGGTCGAGGGCGTGCGCAAGGGGCACTGGCTCTTCAACCGGGCCACCGCCCAGTCGCTGGATCGGCTCTACGAGGCCTTCGAGTCGAAGCCCCTGGTCCCCGAGCTGACGGCCGCCGGCCGGCCCCCCGAGCCGCCCGGATTCGGGCTCGCGCCCGGCCTTTGGGTGCGAAGCCGGACGCCCGCCTGGCTCCGAACTCGGCTCGACCTGTGGGGATGGTTCTCGCCGGCCCTCTACCAGGTCGTCGGGGCGGCCCTCCTCGTCGGGCTCGTCGTCCCGGCGTACTCGGTCGTCGTCGCCGCGCTCGACCGCCTGGCGCGGGCCTTGATGCGCCGACGGGGCGCCGAGGCGGACGACCGGGAGATCGCCGGGTGGGCCCGCGCGGCCGGCTGCGCGGCCGTGACCTGGCTCCTCATCCAGGGCGTGGCCGCGCTCGACCTGCGGATGGCCACCGCGGGCGCCCTGCTGGCGATCCTCATCCCCGCCTTCTGGGTCCTCGCGGCCTTCTCCGCCTACCAGCTCATCGACCCCGCCCTGCGCCTCGTCGCCAGTCCGAACGCGAACCTCGACGGTGCCTCGCCGCTGGCCGCGATGGGCCTCCCGGTGGTGGCGCTGGTGCTCAAGATTTTGGTGGGCGCGCTCGGCCTGGCCGCGGTGCTCAAGCTGTTCGACTTCGACGTGGCGACCGTGCTCGCGGGGCTGGGGATCGGCGGCCTCGCCGTGGCCCTGGCCGCGCAGGACACCCTCAAGAACTTCTTCGGCTCGCTGATGCTCATCGCCGACCGCACCTTCCACGTCGGCGACCTCGTCCAGATCGCCGGCAACGAGGGGGTCGTCGAATCGGTCGGCCTGCGCACGACGCGGATCCGCGGGCTCGACGGCTCGCTGCTGACGATCCCCAACTCCGACCTGACGACCGCCCACATCGCCAACTTCGGCGCCCACAGCTACCGCAAGTTCCGGACCCGGATCACCGTCACCCACGGCACGCCGCCGGAACGCCTGGTCCAGTTCCGCGACGGGATTCTCGACCTGATGCGGAATCATCGAGAGGTGCGGCCTGAGAAGATCGAAGTCGTCGTGAACGCCCTGGCGACGTCCGGGATCGAGATCCTGGTCCAGGCGCAGCTCGACGCCCGCGACGGCCACGCCGAGCTGAAGACCCGCGACGAGCTGATCCTCGACATCCTGCGGCTGGCCGAGCGGCTCGGCGTCGCGTTCGACAGCCCGTCGATCGTCGTCGAACGCGAAGGCCGACCGCGACCGAACGCCGGAACGAACTGA
- a CDS encoding arylsulfatase: protein MNRRSAYAMVMSAACALPLAWAGGAAPNPPAAEAPAERAGDPPRDVLPIPEPRLAPITTLDARNAKAPPRFQVKAPAGAPNVLVVLIDDMGFGQSSAFGGPIHMPTLERMAKGGLRYNKFHTTALCSPTRAALLTGRNHHVCNMGSITETATSFPGQTGQRPDSVAPLAEMLRLNGYSTAAFGKSHETAAWEVSPSGPTDRWPTRSGFDKFYGFIGGETNQWAPALYEDMSRVELPMDPKYHLMTDLADQAIKWTSAQKALTPDKPFFAYFAPGATHAPHHAPKEWIDRYKGRFDQGWDRLREETLARQIKLGVVPAGTRLAPKPEAIKDWDDLSDDEKRLFARQMEVFAGYGEYADHEVGRLIQSIEDLGHLENTLVFYMVGDNGASGEGTMNGLLNEATYFNGIPESVPEILKHIDDLGGPNSYGHYAAGWAVAGDAPFAWTKQVAGSYGGTRNGMVVHWPRRIKAAGELRSQWHHVIDVAPTILEAAGLPEPKSVNGTPQTPIEGVSMLYTFDDAGAKDRRKTQYFEIFGNRGVYHDGWLAHTVHRAAWEGKPRRPLLEDKWELYHVDEDFSSANDLAAAQPAKLKELQALFLEEAAKNQVLPLDDRTLERMNGALVGRPDLMAGRTSLTVYEGMIGMTENVFLNLKNRSHAITAELQVPKGGGDGVILAQAGRFGGWSLYVKDGKPTYVYNYLGQTAYKVVSPKALPEGRATVRFEFAYDGGGVAKGGAGSIFIDGEKVSEGRIEKTQAYVFSADEGVDVGLDGETPVTEEYKERDNAFTGRIHKVVVEVK from the coding sequence ATGAATCGAAGAAGTGCATACGCGATGGTCATGTCCGCGGCCTGCGCCCTGCCGCTCGCCTGGGCGGGAGGCGCGGCGCCGAATCCGCCGGCCGCCGAGGCCCCGGCCGAGAGGGCCGGCGACCCGCCCCGCGACGTCCTGCCGATCCCCGAGCCCAGGCTCGCGCCGATCACGACGCTCGACGCCCGAAACGCGAAGGCCCCGCCGCGGTTCCAGGTCAAGGCCCCGGCCGGGGCGCCGAACGTGCTGGTCGTGCTGATCGACGACATGGGCTTCGGCCAGTCGAGCGCGTTCGGCGGGCCGATCCACATGCCGACGCTGGAACGCATGGCGAAGGGCGGCCTGCGGTACAACAAGTTCCACACCACGGCGCTCTGCTCGCCCACCCGGGCGGCCCTGCTCACCGGCCGCAACCATCACGTCTGCAACATGGGCTCGATCACCGAGACCGCCACCTCGTTCCCCGGCCAGACCGGCCAGCGCCCCGACAGCGTGGCCCCGCTGGCCGAGATGCTGCGGCTCAACGGCTACAGCACGGCCGCCTTCGGCAAGTCGCACGAGACCGCGGCCTGGGAAGTCAGCCCGTCGGGCCCGACCGACCGCTGGCCGACGCGCTCCGGCTTCGACAAGTTCTACGGCTTCATCGGCGGCGAGACCAACCAGTGGGCGCCGGCGCTCTATGAAGACATGAGCCGCGTCGAACTGCCCATGGATCCGAAGTACCACCTCATGACCGACCTGGCCGACCAGGCGATCAAATGGACGAGCGCCCAGAAGGCGCTGACGCCGGACAAGCCGTTCTTCGCCTACTTCGCGCCGGGGGCCACCCACGCGCCGCACCACGCGCCGAAGGAATGGATCGACAGGTACAAGGGCAGGTTCGACCAGGGCTGGGACAGGCTCCGCGAGGAGACGCTGGCCCGCCAGATCAAGCTCGGCGTCGTCCCTGCGGGGACCCGGCTCGCGCCCAAGCCCGAGGCCATCAAGGACTGGGACGATCTGAGCGACGACGAGAAGCGGCTGTTCGCCCGCCAGATGGAGGTCTTCGCCGGCTACGGCGAATACGCCGACCACGAGGTCGGCCGCCTCATCCAGTCGATCGAGGACCTCGGCCACCTCGAAAATACGCTCGTCTTCTACATGGTCGGCGACAACGGGGCGAGCGGCGAAGGCACCATGAACGGGCTGCTCAACGAGGCGACCTACTTCAACGGGATCCCCGAATCGGTCCCGGAGATCCTCAAGCACATCGACGACCTGGGCGGCCCGAATTCGTACGGCCACTACGCCGCCGGCTGGGCCGTGGCCGGCGACGCGCCGTTCGCGTGGACGAAGCAGGTCGCCGGCAGTTACGGCGGCACCCGCAACGGCATGGTCGTCCACTGGCCGAGGCGGATCAAGGCCGCGGGCGAGCTGCGCTCCCAGTGGCACCACGTCATCGACGTCGCCCCCACGATCCTCGAGGCCGCCGGCCTGCCCGAGCCCAAGTCGGTGAACGGCACGCCGCAGACGCCCATCGAGGGCGTGAGCATGCTCTACACGTTCGACGACGCCGGGGCCAAGGACCGCCGCAAGACGCAGTACTTCGAGATCTTCGGCAACCGCGGCGTCTACCACGACGGCTGGCTGGCCCACACCGTCCATCGCGCGGCCTGGGAAGGCAAGCCGCGACGTCCCCTCCTCGAAGACAAGTGGGAACTCTACCACGTCGACGAGGACTTCAGCTCGGCGAACGACCTGGCCGCGGCCCAGCCCGCCAAGCTCAAGGAATTGCAGGCGCTCTTCCTGGAAGAAGCCGCCAAGAACCAGGTCCTGCCCCTCGACGACCGGACCCTCGAACGGATGAACGGGGCCCTCGTCGGCCGCCCCGACCTGATGGCCGGCCGCACCTCGCTGACGGTCTACGAGGGCATGATCGGGATGACGGAGAACGTCTTCCTCAACCTCAAGAATCGGTCGCACGCGATCACCGCCGAGCTGCAGGTCCCCAAGGGCGGCGGCGACGGCGTGATCCTCGCCCAGGCGGGCCGGTTCGGCGGCTGGAGCCTGTACGTCAAGGACGGCAAGCCGACCTACGTCTACAACTACCTCGGCCAGACCGCCTACAAGGTCGTCTCGCCGAAAGCCCTGCCCGAGGGCAGGGCGACGGTCCGCTTCGAGTTCGCTTACGACGGCGGCGGCGTCGCCAAGGGGGGCGCCGGCTCGATCTTCATCGATGGCGAAAAGGTCTCGGAGGGCCGGATCGAGAAGACGCAGGCATACGTCTTCTCGGCCGACGAAGGCGTGGACGTGGGCCTCGACGGCGAGACGCCGGTCACCGAAGAGTACAAGGAACGCGACAACGCCTTCACGGGCAGGATCCACAAGGTCGTCGTCGAGGTGAAATGA
- a CDS encoding OmpP1/FadL family transporter, translated as MIFVRTALAMGLVAVGVSAASAQGIIAPGAGPINRSMAGASTAAPIEFGSSYWNPANLSGLERDEFLLGSELIIPSTHFTTNLPAGAINGVVPTQGRYGVSRSDSGVIPNLATGLAFKLTPESRMTLGLGIFGFVGGNVNFQGNPSIPILSGYQPPGRFGVGSIYANASFLSINPMASYQVNDRLSIGGGPVITSGTMSLSPAFFAPGPRQADGILPTFPAATNSRQFWGGGFQLGTLYQAESWNFGFSYKSPVWQERWGFNAVNPNLTNRRIGVQAQLPAIYSWGVAYKGFEKALIDVDLRYLDYANAALFGQSVRDGGLGWNSVFALAIGGQYALTDRVTLRAGYLFNTNPIPTPATLFNVQLPGIIQHTLSFGASYKLTEDITVTSAWVHGFRNAIQGDIVEETGAFTKIDSQLDSIVLGLNVQFGARRKKALPSAALAADPALGPGPAFEAFEAPATAAAPTIPPPATAAAPTAPAPQ; from the coding sequence ATGATATTCGTCCGAACGGCCCTCGCGATGGGGCTCGTGGCCGTCGGCGTCTCTGCGGCCTCGGCGCAGGGGATCATCGCGCCCGGCGCGGGGCCGATCAACCGGTCGATGGCGGGGGCCTCCACGGCGGCCCCGATCGAGTTCGGATCCAGCTACTGGAACCCCGCCAACTTGAGCGGCCTGGAGCGGGACGAGTTCCTGCTCGGATCCGAGCTGATCATCCCGAGCACCCACTTCACCACCAACCTGCCGGCGGGGGCCATCAACGGCGTCGTTCCGACCCAGGGCCGCTACGGCGTCTCGCGGAGCGACAGCGGGGTCATCCCCAACCTGGCGACGGGCCTGGCTTTCAAGCTCACGCCCGAGTCGCGGATGACGCTGGGCCTGGGGATCTTCGGCTTCGTCGGCGGCAACGTCAATTTCCAGGGGAATCCGTCGATCCCGATCCTGTCCGGTTACCAGCCGCCGGGTCGGTTCGGGGTCGGCTCGATCTACGCGAACGCGTCCTTCCTGTCCATCAACCCGATGGCGTCCTACCAGGTGAATGATCGGCTCTCGATCGGCGGCGGGCCGGTGATCACCTCGGGGACGATGTCGCTCAGCCCGGCCTTCTTCGCGCCCGGGCCGAGGCAGGCGGACGGGATCCTGCCCACCTTCCCGGCGGCGACCAACTCCCGCCAGTTCTGGGGGGGCGGGTTCCAGCTCGGCACCCTTTATCAGGCCGAGAGCTGGAACTTCGGGTTCTCGTACAAGAGCCCCGTCTGGCAGGAGCGCTGGGGGTTCAACGCGGTCAACCCCAACCTGACGAACCGCCGGATCGGCGTGCAGGCCCAGCTCCCGGCGATCTACTCGTGGGGCGTGGCGTACAAGGGATTCGAAAAGGCCCTGATCGACGTCGACCTCCGCTACCTCGACTACGCGAACGCCGCCCTCTTCGGCCAGTCCGTCCGCGACGGCGGCCTGGGCTGGAACAGCGTCTTCGCCCTGGCGATCGGCGGGCAGTACGCCCTGACCGATCGCGTCACGCTCCGCGCCGGCTACCTGTTCAACACCAACCCGATCCCCACGCCGGCCACCCTGTTCAACGTCCAGCTGCCGGGCATCATCCAGCACACGCTGTCGTTCGGCGCCTCCTACAAGCTCACGGAGGACATCACGGTGACGTCGGCCTGGGTGCACGGGTTCCGCAACGCGATCCAGGGCGATATCGTCGAGGAGACCGGGGCGTTCACGAAGATCGACAGCCAGCTCGACTCGATCGTATTGGGCCTGAACGTCCAGTTCGGGGCGAGGCGCAAGAAGGCCCTGCCGTCCGCCGCGCTCGCGGCCGATCCCGCCCTCGGGCCGGGCCCGGCGTTCGAGGCGTTCGAGGCGCCCGCGACGGCGGCGGCGCCCACGATCCCGCCCCCCGCGACCGCCGCGGCCCCGACGGCGCCCGCTCCCCAGTAA
- the gltX gene encoding glutamate--tRNA ligase, with product MTVRTRFAPSPTGFLHIGGVRTALFNWLFARHHGGKFILRIDDTDQERNVEDAVKKILDGFRWLGLNWDEGPEVGGPFGPYYQSQRGDHYQAAIDKLVAEGKVYRDYSTDAERNVDREAAKKSKRPYRFRRIEYPDSEVARFEAEGRPYALRFEVPSGRTLVLNDLVKGPVTFATDEIGDFVIVRPGGQPLYNFASVVDDVDMQITHVVRAEEHLSNTFPQLLILEALGATPPGFAHIPYVAEPGSREKMSKRKTEDYEKRGILVYLHQYVQKGYLPDAMVNYLSRLGWSFDASQEIFTRAELIEKFTLERVNSSPASHDQDKLFWIEGEWMKSAPLGDKVAGAIPYLVAEGLATEPIDDATRAQLEAVILALGDRMKVFSDVVKMGRFFFSADVAFDPDAVKKRLRKPGVPEMLRELDALLAATEPYDVATLEKAVHDYAEKSGRKMGDVVNPLRVATTGQGVGPGLYDCLYLVGRDACRARIARALEMLEAAP from the coding sequence ATGACCGTACGCACCCGATTCGCGCCCAGTCCCACCGGCTTCCTGCACATCGGCGGCGTCCGCACGGCGCTCTTCAACTGGCTCTTCGCCCGGCATCACGGCGGCAAGTTCATCCTGCGCATCGACGACACCGACCAGGAGCGGAACGTCGAGGACGCGGTGAAGAAGATCCTCGACGGCTTCCGCTGGCTGGGCCTGAACTGGGACGAGGGCCCCGAGGTCGGCGGGCCGTTCGGTCCCTACTACCAGTCCCAGCGCGGCGACCATTACCAGGCCGCGATCGACAAGCTCGTCGCCGAGGGCAAGGTCTACCGCGACTACAGCACCGACGCCGAGCGCAACGTCGACCGCGAGGCCGCCAAGAAGTCGAAGCGCCCCTACCGCTTCCGCCGCATCGAATACCCCGACTCCGAGGTCGCCCGGTTCGAGGCCGAGGGCCGCCCGTACGCGCTGCGGTTCGAGGTGCCCTCGGGCCGGACTCTCGTCCTGAACGACCTGGTCAAGGGGCCCGTCACGTTCGCCACCGACGAGATCGGCGACTTCGTCATCGTCCGGCCCGGCGGCCAGCCGCTGTACAACTTCGCCAGCGTCGTCGACGACGTGGACATGCAGATCACCCACGTCGTCCGCGCCGAGGAGCACCTGTCGAACACCTTCCCGCAGCTCCTGATTTTGGAGGCCCTGGGCGCGACCCCGCCGGGCTTCGCGCACATCCCGTACGTCGCCGAGCCGGGCTCGCGCGAGAAGATGTCCAAGCGCAAGACCGAGGACTACGAGAAGCGCGGGATCCTCGTCTACCTCCACCAGTACGTCCAGAAGGGCTACCTGCCCGACGCGATGGTCAACTACCTGTCGCGGCTGGGCTGGAGCTTCGACGCCTCGCAGGAGATCTTCACCCGCGCCGAGCTGATCGAGAAGTTCACGCTCGAACGGGTCAACAGCTCGCCCGCCAGCCACGACCAGGACAAGCTCTTCTGGATCGAGGGCGAGTGGATGAAGTCGGCGCCGCTGGGGGACAAGGTCGCCGGCGCGATCCCCTACCTGGTCGCCGAGGGCCTGGCGACCGAGCCGATCGACGACGCGACGCGGGCGCAGCTCGAGGCCGTGATCCTGGCCCTGGGCGACCGCATGAAGGTCTTCTCCGACGTCGTCAAGATGGGCCGGTTCTTCTTCAGCGCCGACGTCGCGTTCGACCCCGACGCGGTGAAGAAGCGGCTCCGCAAGCCGGGCGTGCCGGAGATGCTCCGCGAGCTCGACGCCCTGCTCGCCGCGACCGAGCCCTACGACGTCGCGACCCTGGAGAAGGCCGTCCACGACTACGCCGAGAAGTCCGGCCGGAAGATGGGCGACGTCGTCAATCCGCTGCGGGTCGCGACCACCGGCCAGGGCGTCGGCCCCGGCCTGTACGACTGCCTCTACCTCGTCGGCCGCGACGCCTGCCGCGCCCGCATCGCGCGGGCGCTCGAGATGCTCGAAGCGGCCCCCTGA
- a CDS encoding carbohydrate kinase family protein has protein sequence MRVFVTGSIAYDYIMVFPGKFRDHILADKVHVLSVSFLVDSLTRRRGGTGANIAYNLALLGEKPVLVGTVGEDFEDYRAWLTGKGVDDGGVRVIKDEHTASCFINTDLEDNQITAFYPGAMSKASTISPKDLGATPDDLVVIAPNDPAAMSRAAAECTLAGVPYLYDPSMQLPRMDKAQLEEGRKGAKILAGNDYEFGMMAEKLGITEDALRKSLPITVMTLGEKGALITVDGQEFEIPPAKPAKVVDPTGAGDAFRAGFVAGMSRKLPWPVVGRMASLTAVYAIEHPGTQEHAYSLDEFIARYRSNYGPAEELEVLKRGASA, from the coding sequence ATGCGCGTCTTCGTCACCGGCTCGATCGCCTACGACTACATCATGGTCTTCCCCGGCAAGTTCCGGGACCACATCCTCGCCGACAAGGTGCACGTCCTGAGCGTGTCGTTCCTGGTGGACTCGCTGACCCGGCGGCGGGGCGGGACCGGGGCGAACATCGCCTACAACCTGGCGCTGCTGGGCGAGAAGCCGGTTCTGGTCGGCACGGTGGGCGAGGACTTCGAAGACTACCGCGCGTGGCTGACGGGCAAGGGGGTCGACGACGGCGGCGTCCGCGTCATCAAGGACGAGCACACCGCGAGCTGCTTCATCAACACCGACCTGGAAGACAACCAGATCACGGCCTTCTACCCCGGCGCCATGTCGAAGGCGTCGACGATCTCGCCCAAGGACCTGGGCGCGACCCCGGACGACCTTGTGGTGATCGCCCCGAACGATCCGGCGGCGATGTCGCGCGCCGCGGCCGAGTGCACCCTGGCCGGCGTCCCCTACCTGTACGACCCGTCGATGCAGCTCCCCCGTATGGACAAGGCCCAGCTCGAGGAGGGCCGCAAGGGCGCCAAGATCCTCGCCGGCAACGACTACGAGTTCGGCATGATGGCCGAGAAGCTGGGGATCACCGAGGACGCCCTGCGCAAGAGCCTGCCGATCACGGTGATGACCCTGGGCGAGAAGGGGGCCCTGATCACGGTCGACGGCCAGGAGTTCGAGATCCCGCCGGCCAAGCCCGCGAAGGTCGTCGACCCGACCGGCGCCGGCGACGCCTTCCGCGCCGGGTTCGTCGCCGGGATGAGCCGGAAGCTCCCGTGGCCGGTCGTCGGCCGGATGGCCTCCTTGACGGCGGTCTACGCGATCGAACATCCTGGAACCCAGGAACACGCGTATTCGCTCGACGAGTTCATCGCGCGGTACCGGTCGAATTACGGCCCGGCCGAGGAACTGGAAGTCCTGAAGCGCGGCGCCTCGGCCTGA
- the aat gene encoding leucyl/phenylalanyl-tRNA--protein transferase has product MALFRLGPDPIFPPPHLAEPEGLLAIGGDLTPDRLVAAYRQGIFPWYEAGGPILWWSPDPRLVLFPAELQVSRRLRRTLRSGRFEIRWDTAFDRVVHACAETPRDHEDGTWITPEMRTAYGALHRLGVARSVEAWCDGELAGGVYGVLAGRCFSGESMFHHQTDASKVALVALVERLEAEGVEMLDCQVRSEHMVAFGAREIPRDEYLMRLARGLRDEPSASRNGSQLAGSASTRTAGRLLSRERP; this is encoded by the coding sequence ATGGCTCTCTTCCGACTCGGCCCCGACCCGATCTTCCCGCCGCCCCACCTGGCCGAGCCGGAGGGGCTGCTGGCGATCGGCGGCGACCTGACGCCCGACCGGCTGGTCGCGGCCTATCGCCAGGGGATCTTCCCCTGGTACGAGGCGGGGGGGCCGATCCTCTGGTGGTCGCCCGACCCCCGCCTGGTCCTCTTCCCGGCCGAGCTGCAGGTCTCGCGGCGGCTCCGCCGCACCCTCCGCTCGGGCCGGTTCGAGATCCGCTGGGACACCGCCTTCGACCGCGTCGTCCACGCCTGCGCCGAGACCCCGCGCGACCACGAGGACGGCACCTGGATCACGCCCGAGATGCGAACGGCCTACGGCGCGCTGCACCGGCTGGGGGTCGCCCGCAGCGTCGAGGCCTGGTGCGACGGCGAGCTGGCGGGCGGGGTCTACGGCGTGCTCGCCGGCCGCTGCTTCTCGGGCGAGTCGATGTTCCACCACCAGACCGACGCCTCCAAGGTCGCCCTGGTCGCCCTGGTCGAGCGACTGGAGGCCGAGGGGGTCGAGATGCTCGACTGCCAGGTCCGCAGCGAGCACATGGTCGCCTTCGGCGCGCGCGAGATCCCCCGCGACGAGTACCTCATGCGCCTCGCCCGCGGCCTCCGCGACGAACCGTCGGCGTCCCGGAACGGCTCCCAACTCGCCGGCTCGGCGTCGACCCGCACCGCCGGACGACTGCTCTCGCGCGAGCGGCCCTGA
- a CDS encoding Gfo/Idh/MocA family protein, translating to MAEHRIGVVMHGVTGRMGMNQHLVRSIAAIQAQGGVALANGDRLVPDPLLVGRDADKVAALARRVGVPRWTTDLDAALADPNDAILFDAATTQGRPDVLRRGLAAGKHVYCEKPVAADLASALDLVRLARKAGVKHGVVQDKLWLPGVRKLKHLRDAGFFGRMLSVRGEFGYWVFEGDLQPAQRPSWNYRAEDGGGIILDMLCHWRYLIDGVFGPIRSVSCLGATHIPERRDERGRPYSATADDAAYATFELHNGVIVHINSSWTVRVRRDDLLTLQVDGVLGSAVAGLTDCRTQSRVNTPRPVWNPDVRNAHDFLADWALVPDTISYENAFKTQWELFLKHVHGEGEFPWDLVEGAKGVQLVELGLQSWRERRWVDVPELEL from the coding sequence ATGGCAGAGCATCGCATCGGCGTCGTCATGCACGGCGTCACCGGCCGCATGGGGATGAACCAGCACCTGGTCCGCTCGATCGCGGCGATCCAGGCCCAGGGGGGCGTCGCGCTGGCGAACGGCGACCGCCTCGTCCCCGACCCGCTCCTGGTCGGCCGCGACGCCGACAAGGTCGCCGCGCTGGCGCGACGGGTCGGCGTGCCGCGCTGGACGACCGACCTCGACGCCGCGCTGGCCGACCCGAACGACGCGATCCTCTTCGACGCCGCGACCACGCAGGGCCGGCCCGACGTGCTCCGCCGCGGCCTCGCCGCGGGCAAGCACGTCTACTGCGAGAAACCCGTCGCCGCCGACCTCGCTTCGGCCCTCGACCTCGTCCGCCTGGCCCGCAAGGCCGGGGTCAAGCACGGCGTCGTCCAGGACAAGCTCTGGCTCCCGGGCGTCCGCAAGCTCAAGCACCTGCGCGACGCCGGCTTCTTCGGCCGGATGCTCTCGGTCCGCGGCGAGTTCGGCTACTGGGTCTTCGAGGGCGACCTCCAGCCCGCGCAGAGGCCCTCGTGGAACTACCGGGCCGAGGACGGCGGCGGCATCATCCTCGACATGCTCTGCCATTGGCGCTACCTGATCGACGGCGTCTTCGGCCCGATCAGGAGCGTCTCGTGCCTGGGGGCGACCCACATCCCCGAGCGCCGGGACGAGCGCGGGCGGCCGTACTCCGCCACGGCCGACGACGCCGCCTACGCCACGTTCGAGCTGCACAACGGGGTGATCGTCCACATCAACAGCTCGTGGACCGTCCGCGTCCGCCGCGACGATTTGCTGACGCTGCAGGTCGACGGCGTGCTCGGCTCGGCCGTCGCCGGCCTGACCGACTGCCGCACCCAGTCGCGCGTGAACACCCCCAGGCCCGTCTGGAACCCCGACGTCCGAAACGCCCACGACTTCCTCGCCGACTGGGCGCTCGTCCCGGACACGATCTCGTATGAGAACGCGTTCAAAACCCAGTGGGAGCTGTTCCTGAAGCACGTGCACGGCGAGGGCGAGTTCCCCTGGGACCTCGTCGAGGGCGCCAAGGGCGTCCAGCTCGTCGAGCTGGGCCTGCAATCCTGGCGCGAACGCCGCTGGGTCGACGTGCCGGAGCTGGAGTTGTGA